The window GGGTGATATTTAATAGCCATTTTACGATATGCCTTCTTTATCTCGTCCGCATCTGATCCTTTTGAAACGCCCAGTATATCGTAATAATCTCTTTTAGCCATATTTTTAATGTTGAATTATTGAATTACTGAATTATTGAGTTAAAGAGGTCTTTAAAATACATATTCAATAATCCGATGATATTAATTGTGATATTATGTAATTAAATTATTGGTTGACCGAACATGAAAAAAATCGATAATTCAATCCCTCGATAATTCAATAATTAATTACGCTCCTACAATTACTTTGGCAAAACGGATAACCCTGTCTTTAAGGGTATAGCCTTTTTCCATTTCGTCGATAACCTTGCCTTTAAGGTCATCGGTAGGGGCGGGTATATTAGTAATTGCTTCCTGCAGGTCGGCGTCAAATGGAGCGCCTATTGATTCCATTTCTTTCAGGCCTTTTTGAGCAAGTATGTTTTTTAGTTTGTTTTGTATCAGGGTAACGCCTTCTTTAACCGGGGCTACATCAACCGCTTTTTCAATGGCACGTTGCGCGCGCTCAAAATCGTCTAAAACCGGCAGCAGGGCAATAATCAAGTCTTTGCCTTCAGTCTCACGTGCTTCGGTACGTTCCTTTTGGGTACGCCTGCGGAAGTTGTCAAATTCGGCATACAAACGTAAATATTTATCATTTGCCTGTGCCAGTTCGGCTTTTAACTTCTCTTCGGCAGTAGGGCCGGCTGTTTCTTCAGTTTCAACAGCCTCAACGGTTTCGGCCTGCTGGTCTTTCAGTTGTTGCTCCTGGGCTAAATTTTCCTGCGTAGGCTCATTTATATTTTCTGGGGTATCCATATTTTCTTTCTTCTTTTTCTTCAACATGTCGTTAAATTTCATAGCTGATAGTGCCAATCAAGTATCCTGCCATAGCCGTAAAGCCGACAAGGTGTCAGTGGTACAAAATCAATTCAGGCAGGTATGACACGGTATGTGCAGGTCTGACAGTGTATTGTCTGAACTGTCTGAATCAGAATTTACAGAATTTAAGGATGAGCAGAATTTGCCTGAACTTCGTATTAAATAAAAAAAGGACTAATCAAATGTTATTTTACATTCTAT is drawn from Mucilaginibacter ginsenosidivorax and contains these coding sequences:
- a CDS encoding nucleotide exchange factor GrpE, with translation MKFNDMLKKKKKENMDTPENINEPTQENLAQEQQLKDQQAETVEAVETEETAGPTAEEKLKAELAQANDKYLRLYAEFDNFRRRTQKERTEARETEGKDLIIALLPVLDDFERAQRAIEKAVDVAPVKEGVTLIQNKLKNILAQKGLKEMESIGAPFDADLQEAITNIPAPTDDLKGKVIDEMEKGYTLKDRVIRFAKVIVGA